One window from the genome of Eucalyptus grandis isolate ANBG69807.140 chromosome 7, ASM1654582v1, whole genome shotgun sequence encodes:
- the LOC104428205 gene encoding putative receptor-like protein kinase At3g47110, whose product MDLAYRYQPLPMSFSCLTTILLLLGSVLALVKDGWDEIDRLALLEFKARIADPSGVLRSWNDSSHFCDWDGVTCGRKHRRVTILDLGSKNLYGVVPPHIGNLSFLRGVHLENNSFHAKIPPHFGLLFRLQKLFLNNNSFSGQIPSNLSYCSNLLILNLGINMLEGNLPTELGSLSKLQRLILQVNSNNQLEGGLPSDLGFTLPNIEIISTSQNHLTGPIPESISNASNLKEIQITENNLTGKVPSFSRIRGLYWFNIDDNNLGGEQSTDLDFLCSLTNSTKLNVLRIGVNAFRGPIPDCISNLSITLSIFGLAYSYIYGTLPYGIGSLINLEILEMQGNNISGNIPSEIGNLNKLKLLDLSQNKLSGQIPKSFGNFRMLIELCLDNNNLRGSIPSALKYCQNLLLLNLSTNSLSGYVPPEIMGLSSLSIYLDLSRNSLTGSLPEEVGKLQNLGELHLDRNRFSQQIPSSIGFECFQQPIVLPNPEISRVTKSTNLSLSYNDFEGALPTGGVFKSALSTSVIGNKKLCGGLPDFQLPKCYCKESKRTRISGIAKILISTVSALVGVACILSLLYFFWFRHNKNASASSSSEDGFLRVSYHNLLKATGGFSSTNLLGVGSFGSVYRGLLDQTQSVVAIKILNLTCDGASKSFIAECEVLRRIRHRNLVKVLTACSGFDFNGNDFKALVYEFMSNGSLDEWLHPTASQYMERNMLSLLERVNIAIDVACALDYLHHHCEMPIVHCDLKPSNVLLDDEMNGHVGDFGLAKFLPEATHKLLVDQSSSVGVKGSFGYVAPEYGAGSAVSTEGDVYSFGVLVLEMFTGKRPIDDMFENGLDLHRFTKAALADRVEKAIDPILLQEIEELEKRRTIAPEGKNKSWCSIKDCLVLIIEVGITCSFESSKERMDICNALTKLQEMRKKLLEFIVTV is encoded by the exons ATGGACCTTGCCTATAGATATCAGCCTTTGCCCATGTCATTCTCATGCCTAACTACAATCCTTCTTCTATTAGGGAGTGTCCTAGCTTTAGTAAAAGATGGCTGGGACGAGATTGATCGATTGGCTTTATTAGAATTCAAGGCTCGAATAGCTGATCCTAGTGGGGTTTTACGCTCGTGGAATGATTCTAGTCACTTTTGTGATTGGGATGGTGTCACTTGTGGTCGCAAACACCGAAGAGTCACCATACTAGACCTTGGCTCCAAAAACTTATACGGGGTCGTGCCGCCCCATATTGGTAATCTGAGCTTTCTGAGGGGCGTCCATCTAGAGAACAACAGTTTTCATGCCAAAATTCCCCCGCATTTTGGCCTCTTGTTTCGGTTGCAAAAGTTGTTCCTTAATAACAACTCGTTCAGCGGTCAAATCCCCTCAAATCTCTCATATTGCTCCAATTTGCTCATTCTTAACTTAGGCATCAACATGCTCGAAGGAAATTTGCCGACAGAACTCGGCTCATTGTCCAAGCTCCAACGACTTATTCTTCAAGTCAACA GTAATAACCAATTAGAAGGGGGTTTACCTAGCGACTTAGGCTTCACTCTTCCGAATATCGAGATTATCAGTACGTCGCAAAACCACCTCACTGGACCCATTCCTGAGTCAATATCCAATGCCTCTAACCTCAAGGAAATCCAAATCACCGAGAACAATTTAACTGGGAAAGTTCCTTCTTTTTCGAGGATAAGAGGACTCTATTGGTTTAATATTGATGACAACAACTTAGGAGGTGAGCAATCTACTGATTTGGACTTCCTCTGCTCTTTAACTAATTCCACAAAATTGAATGTTTTGCGCATAGGGGTAAATGCTTTTCGAGGACCAATACCCGACTGTATCAGTAACCTCTCAATCACTCTTTCCATCTTTGGGTTAGCATACAGCTATATTTATGGAACCTTACCTTATGGGATCGGAAGTCTCATTAATTTGGAGATCCTGGAAATGCAGGGCAATAACATCTCAGGAAACATTCCTTCCGAGATTGGAAATCTAAACAAACTGAAGCTTTTGGATCTTAGCCAAAATAAATTATCGGGGCAAATACCAAAATCTTTTGGGAATTTCAGGATGTTAATCGAATTGTGCTTGGACAACAATAATTTACGGGGCTCGATACCTTCGGCTCTGAAATATTGCCAAAATCTACTTCTCTTGAACCTTTCGACCAACAGCCTCAGTGGTTATGTACCCCCGGAGATTATGGGCCTCTCATCTTTGTCGATTTACCTCGACTTGTCTCGAAATAGTCTTACCGGCTCCCTTCCAGAAGaagttggaaaattgcaaaatctcGGCGAACTACATCTTGACAGGAACAGATTTTCTCAACAGATTCCAAGCAGTATAG GTTTTGAATGTTTCCAACAACCAATTGTCCTACCAAATCCCGAAATTTCTAGAGTCACTAAATCGACGAATTTGAGCCTATCTTACAACGATTTCGAGGGTGCATTGCCTACTGGAGGAGTTTTCAAAAGTGCCCTTTCAACTTCGGTCATTGGAAACAAGAAGCTTTGCGGGGGTCTCCCAGATTTTCAACTACCCAAATGCTACTGCAAAGAGTCAAAAAGGACGAGAATAAGCGGAATTGCAAAAATTCTTATATCTACAGTCTCTGCTCTTGTTGGAGTAGCCTGCATACTATCTTTGTTATACTTCTTTTGGTTTAGACACAATAAGAACGCATCAGCTTCAAGCTCTTCTGAAGATGGGTTTTTGCGTGTTTCTTATCACAACCTACTAAAAGCGACAGGTGGATTCTCCTCCACCAATTTGCTTGGTGTGGGCAGTTTTGGGTCCGTGTACAGAGGGCTGCTTGATCAAACTCAATCGGTTGTGGCCATCAAGATTCTCAACCTTACATGTGATGGAGCTTCCAAGAGCTTCATAGCCGAGTGCGAGGTCTTGAGAAGAATCCGACATCGTAATCTCGTGAAGGTACTCACGGCATGTTCTGGGTTTGATTTTAATGGAAATGATTTCAAGGCATTGGTCTACGAATTCATGTCAAACGGAAGCTTGGATGAGTGGCTGCACCCAACTGCATCACAATATATGGAGAGAAACATGTTGAGTCTACTTGAGAGAGTGAATATTGCAATCGATGTTGCTTGTGCACTAGATTATCTCCATCATCACTGTGAAATGCCAATAGttcattgtgatctaaagccaAGTAATGTCCTTCTTGACGATGAAATGAATGGACATGTAGGCGATTTTGGGCTTGCCAAGTTCCTTCCAGAAGCAACACATAAGTTGCTAGTAGATCAATCGAGCTCTGTCGGAGTAAAAGGATCTTTTGGCTATGTAGCTCCAG AGTATGGCGCGGGAAGTGCGGTATCTACAGAAGGAGATGTGTATAGCTTCGGAGTCCTCGTTTTGGAGATGTTCACAGGCAAGAGGCCGATTGATGACATGTTTGAAAATGGGTTGGACCTTCATCGCTTCACAAAGGCAGCTTTGGCAGACCGAGTGGAGAAGGCAATTGATCCCATTTTGCTTCAGGAAATCGAGGAGTTGGAGAAGAGACGAACAATTGCTCCAGAGGGCAAGAACAAGAGCTGGTGTAGTATCAAGGATTGTTTGGTTTTGATCATCGAAGTAGGAATCACTTGCTCTTTTGAGTCATCGAAGGAGCGAATGGACATCTGCAATGCATTGACTAAACTCcaagaaatgaggaagaaacTTCTTGAGTTCATTGTCACCGTCTAG